A genomic window from Salvia miltiorrhiza cultivar Shanhuang (shh) chromosome 5, IMPLAD_Smil_shh, whole genome shotgun sequence includes:
- the LOC130985081 gene encoding tetrahydroberberine oxidase-like translates to MKTPSISTHLSFFLLLILSCSSAAYADRQYNFLQCLSQKANNYSSISDDIYTPANSSYTSILLSQIRNLRFASASTPKPQVIITPEHESEIPPVVRCARLTGLEIRTRSGGHDMEGLSYVSKVPFVVIDLINLSEVTVDVEEKTAWIEAGATTGIVYYKIAEKSPTLGFPGAICTTVGVGGHFSGGGYGAMLRKYGLAGDNVVDARIIDVHGRILDRKSMGEDLFWAIRGAGGASFGVITAWKVQLVDVPKTVTVFSIVRNVEEQNGAELWHRWQYVAPKADKDLFVGVIVFRVNTTVQVNFFSVFQGGADRLVSYMQEIFPELGLVREDCTEMSWIQSTLFSNQMPIDPLDALLNRTQPGLRQLKAKSDYVRTPIPLNAIEGMVSMLREPEADETIYYMVPYGGRMDEISESFTPFPHRAGALYKLAGLTYWQDSEAADADRYISWSRKYYEYMTPYVSSSPREAYFNYRDLDIGVNNPNGKTSYARASIWGKPYFKNNFDRLVRVKTVVDPTNFFKNEQSIPPLQAKWTKKGN, encoded by the coding sequence ATGAAAACTCCTTCAATCTCAACTCATCTCTCATTCTTTCTTCTCCTCATCTTGTCATGCTCATCCGCAGCTTATGCTGATAGGCAATACAACTTTCTTCAATGTCTCTCCCAAAAAGCCAACAACTACTCTTCCATTTCTGATGATATTTACACTCCTGCAAACTCATCCTACACTTCCATCCTCCTATCCCAAATCCGAAACCTTAGGTTCGCATCGGCATCTACTCCTAAACCGCAAGTCATCATAACCCCAGAGCACGAATCCGAAATCCCACCCGTCGTTCGCTGTGCCAGACTAACTGGTCTGGAGATCAGAACTCGAAGCGGCGGCCATGACATGGAGGGACTGTCTTATGTCTCAAAAGTCCCGTTTGTTGTCATAGATTTGATCAATCTAAGCGAAGTTACAGTCGACGTGGAGGAGAAAACGGCGTGGATCGAAGCAGGTGCAACCACCGGCATTGTATACTACAAGATCGCAGAAAAGAGCCCCACTCTAGGGTTTCCCGGTGCTATTTGCACTACTGTAGGCGTCGGCGGCCACTTCAGCGGAGGAGGCTACGGCGCAATGCTTAGAAAATACGGCCTCGCTGGAGATAACGTCGTCGATGCAAGAATAATCGACGTTCATGGCAGGATTCTCGACAGAAAATCAATGGGCGAGGATTTGTTCTGGGCCATCAGAGGCGCCGGAGGTGCCAGCTTCGGCGTGATCACTGCTTGGAAGGTACAACTGGTCGATGTTCCAAAAACAGTCACTGTTTTCTCAATCGTGAGGAATGTGGAAGAGCAGAACGGCGCTGAACTGTGGCACCGCTGGCAATACGTGGCGCCTAAAGCCGACAAAGATTTGTTCGTCGGAGTTATTGTGTTCAGGGTGAACACGACGGTCCAAGTTAATTTCTTCTCAGTTTTCCAAGGCGGCGCTGACAGATTAGTTTCATATATGCAAGAAATCTTCCCTGAGTTAGGGTTAGTGAGAGAAGACTGCACTGAGATGAGCTGGATCCAATCCACCTTGTTTAGCAACCAAATGCCGATCGATCCACTTGATGCTCTGCTCAACCGGACTCAACCCGGCCTCAGACAGCTCAAAGCCAAGTCGGATTATGTCCGGACACCCATTCCCTTGAACGCGATCGAAGGCATGGTGAGTATGCTACGTGAACCAGAAGCGGACGAGACTATTTACTACATGGTTCCATACGGTGGAAGAATGGATGAAATATCAGAATCATTCACACCGTTTCCTCACAGAGCTGGTGCGCTCTACAAACTTGCTGGCTTAACTTACTGGCAAGACTCCGAGGCTGCAGATGCCGACAGATACATAAGCTGGAGCCGCAAGTATTACGAATACATGACTCCTTATGTCTCAAGCTCTCCCAGGGAAGCGTATTTCAACTACAGAGATCTCGACATCGGAGTGAATAACCCTAATGGGAAGACCAGCTATGCACGAGCCAGCATTTGGGGGAAGCCGTATTTCAAGAATAACTTCGATCGTCTTGTTCGGGTGAAGACAGTTGTTGATCCAACCAATTTCTTCAAGAATGAACAGAGCATTCCGCCGTTGCAAGCGAAGTGGACAAAGAAAGGGAACTAA
- the LOC130985082 gene encoding tetrahydroberberine oxidase-like, whose protein sequence is MKNIPSISTLSLTLLLIFSCASAAEAASAADAHEHFLECLSHESMNNTYYDNDVHPTNSASFASVLEFSIRNLRFASESTPKPQVIITPEHESQIPPVIYCARKTDTEIRVRSGGHDLEGLSYVSQNRFVIIDLINLSEIRINVEEKTAWVESGATLGSLYYRIAEKSSTLAYPAGLCPTVGIGGQFSGGGEGTLLRKYGLAADNIIDARIVDVEGRILDRKSMGEDLFWAIRGGGGASFGVIVSWKIQLVDVPEKVTVFTVNRALEQNATQLIQRWQEVAPELDRDLFIGIFFFGLSSAVTGANPTILASFFSLFLGDVDRLLPMLEEKFPELGVTRKDCAEMSWVESTLYFAAAPIIPPPEPLPLEFLLNRTQPGLRLLKMKSDYAVKPISAEALEGLYTMMYDSEAAESFELMLPYGGRMSEIPESAIPFPHRKAYMFKVALTVAWKDSLAQDSDKYISWSRRYHSYMTPYVSMNPRATYFNNRDLDIGVNNADGNTSYAQASVWGVKYFGDNFDRLVRVKGEVDPHNFFKNEQSIPPCGKKED, encoded by the coding sequence ATGAAGAATATTCCTTCCATCTCAACTCTCTCACTCACTCTTCTTCTCATCTTCTCATGCGCATCTGCAGCAGAAGCAGCTTCTGCTGCCGATGCGCATGAGCATTTCCTGGAATGCCTCTCCCACGAATCCATGAACAACACCTACTACGACAACGACGTTCACCCCACAAACAGTGCATCCTTCGCCTCCGTTCTCGAATTCTCCATCAGAAACCTGAGGTTCGCGTCGGAATCTACGCCGAAGCCGCAGGTGATCATAACCCCGGAGCACGAATCCCAGATCCCGCCGGTCATCTACTGCGCCAGAAAGACCGACACGGAGATCAGAGTCCGGAGCGGCGGCCACGACTTGGAGGGGCTGTCGTACGTCTCCCAGAACCGGTTCGTGATCATCGATTTGATCAATCTCAGCGAGATCAGAATCAATGTGGAAGAGAAAACCGCGTGGGTCGAATCCGGCGCCACGCTCGGCTCTTTATACTACAGGATAGCGGAGAAGAGCTCCACCCTCGCATACCCCGCCGGCCTCTGCCCGACCGTCGGCATCGGCGGGCAGTTCAGCGGGGGCGGCGAGGGCACATTGCTCAGGAAGTACGGCCTCGCCGCCGACAACATCATCGACGCCAGAATCGTCGACGTCGAGGGCAGGATCCTCGACAGGAAGTCGATGGGGGAGGATCTCTTCTGGGCCatccgcggcggcggcggcgccagCTTCGGCGTGATCGTCTCCTGGAAAATCCAGCTGGTCGACGTGCCGGAAAAGGTCACCGTCTTCACCGTGAACAGGGCGTTGGAGCAGAACGCGACGCAGTTGATTCAACGGTGGCAGGAGGTGGCGCCGGAGCTCGACCGGGATCTGTTCATCGGAATATTCTTCTTCGGGCTGAGCTCCGCCGTGACCGGGGCCAACCCCACCATCCTCGCCTCCTTCTTCTCCCTTTTCCTCGGCGACGTCGACAGGCTACTCCCGATGCTGGAAGAGAAATTCCCGGAGCTGGGCGTTACAAGAAAAGACTGCGCCGAGATGAGCTGGGTCGAGTCCACCTTATACTTCGCCGCCGCCCCCATCATCCCGCCGCCGGAGCCGCTGCCGCTCGAGTTTCTCCTGAACCGGACCCAACCCGGTCTGAGGCTCCTCAAGATGAAATCCGACTACGCCGTGAAACCTATCTCCGCGGAGGCGCTTGAAGGTCTCTACACGATGATGTACGATTCGGAGGCGGCGGAGTCCTTCGAGCTCATGCTCCCATACGGCGGCAGAATGTCGGAGATTCCGGAATCCGCCATTCCTTTCCCCCACAGGAAAGCTTACATGTTCAAAGTCGCGCTCACGGTGGCGTGGAAAGACAGCCTAGCGCAGGATTCCGACAAGTACATAAGCTGGAGCAGAAGGTACCACAGTTACATGACTCCATACGTCTCCATGAATCCGAGAGCGACGTATTTCAACAACAGAGATCTCGACATCGGAGTGAACAACGCCGACGGCAACACGAGCTACGCGCAGGCGAGCGTTTGGGGCGTCAAGTATTTCGGCGACAACTTCGATCGTCTTGTTCGGGTGAAAGGCGAGGTGGATCCGCACAATTTTTTCAAGAATGAACAGAGCATTCCACCGTGCGGCAAGAAAGAAGATTGA
- the LOC130985083 gene encoding tetrahydroberberine oxidase-like, whose translation MKNLSISSLTLTLTLVIFFIFSFSPAASADGHKHFLECLSEKFDDDSSFSDVVYTKANSSYTSILQAAIWNLRFTTESTPKPQVIITPDEESQIPPVILCAKQTGLEIRTRSGGHDMEGLSSRSPVPFVIIDLINLSRVTVDADAKTAWLAAGATLGALYYHISEKSLLLGFPAGFCPTVGSGGHFSGGGDGTMVRKYGMAADNIIDARIVDASGRILDRESMGEDLFWAIRGGGGASFGVITAWKVQLVDVPETVTVFQLTKTLEQNATDLVHKWQSVAPHADENLFVGILLNRVGATVSANFFSLYLGVADNLVALMQGNFPGARPGARGLRGDELDRLRRQLRPVHLRAASRARNAGGFAVQARPESQVPENEIRLRADALTKRRNRRFVESIIRAGGGGRADRLNPTRRENGGDSGIFDSVSAQGGKLVQSRNDCILARQ comes from the coding sequence ATGAAGAATCTTTCCAtctcctctctcactctcactctcactctcgtcatcttcttcatcttttccttctCGCCGGCAGCCTCCGCCGACGGCCACAAACATTTCCTCGAATGTCTGTCGGAGAAATTCGACGACGACTCCTCGTTTTCCGACGTCGTCTACACCAAAGCCAACTCATCCTACACTTCCATCTTGCAAGCCGCCATTTGGAACCTGAGATTCACCACAGAATCCACGCCGAAGCCGCAGGTGATCATAACCCCGGACGAGGAATCTCAGATCCCGCCGGTCATTCTCTGCGCTAAGCAAACCGGCCTCGAGATAAGAACTCGCAGCGGCGGCCACGACATGGAGGGATTATCGTCTAGATCGCCGGTCCCGTTCGTGATCATCGATTTGATCAATCTCAGCAGAGTCACGGTCGACGCCGACGCCAAGACCGCGTGGCTCGCCGCCGGCGCGACGCTCGGCGCGCTGTACTACCACATCTCGGAGAAGAGCCTGCTCCTCGGATTCCCGGCGGGGTTCTGCCCGACGGTCGGCTCCGGCGGCCACTTCAGCGGCGGAGGCGACGGCACGATGGTGCGGAAGTACGGCATGGCCGCCGACAACATCATCGACGCGAGAATAGTCGACGCCAGCGGCAGGATCCTCGACCGGGAATCCATGGGGGAGGATCTCTTCTGGGCGatcaggggcggcggcggcgccagCTTCGGCGTGATCACCGCCTGGAAGGTGCAGCTCGTCGATGTTCCGGAAACCGTCACTGTCTTCCAACTGACGAAAACGCTGGAGCAGAACGCGACGGATCTCGTGCACAAGTGGCAATCCGTCGCGCCCCACGCTGACGAAAATCTTTTCGTCGGTATTCTACTAAACAGAGTGGGCGCGACGGTTTCCgccaacttcttctctctctatctGGGGGTAGCGGACAATCTGGTTGCACTTATGCAGGGAAACTTTCCCGGAGCTCGGCCTGGCGCGAGAGGCCTGCGCGGAGATGAGCTGGATCGACTCCGTCGTCAGCTTCGGCCGGTTCACCTCCGCGCTGCCTCTCGCGCTCGAAACGCCGGCGGATTTGCTGTTCAGGCACGACCCGAATCTCAGGTTCCTGAAAATGAAATCCGACTTCGTGCAGACGCCCTTACCAAAAGAAGGAATCGACGGTTTGTTGAATCTATTATTCGCGCCGGAGGCGGAGGCCGGGCTGATCGCCTTAATCCCACACGGCGGGAGAACGGCGGAGATTCCGGAATCTTCGATTCCGTTTCCGCACAGGGCGGGAAACTTGTTCAAAGTCGAAACGATTGTATACTGGCAAGACAATGA
- the LOC130985085 gene encoding LOW QUALITY PROTEIN: berberine bridge enzyme-like 18 (The sequence of the model RefSeq protein was modified relative to this genomic sequence to represent the inferred CDS: inserted 1 base in 1 codon; deleted 1 base in 1 codon), with amino-acid sequence MKINLISTLSFFFLLLISSYPSAEASADGGDDFLRCLSQQSHNYSSFTNVVYTTNTTSYTSVLQSSIKNLRFASDSTPKPHVIITPRHESQIPPVINCAKHNDLEVRIRSGGHDYEGLSYVSQVPFAIIDLINLSEVTVDAEAKTAWVESGATIGTLYYRIAEKSPVLGFPAGLCATVGVGGQFSGGGYGMMVRRFGLAADHVIDARIIDANGRILDRESMGEDLFWAIRGGGGASFGVILAWKVRLVDVPEKVTVFAVNRYGEQNNTQLFQSWQTVAPLIDRDLVIGINLYRANTTIQGTFFALFLGGVDRLXPLMQENFPELGLVREDCSEVSWVESALFFAQITGAESLDQDPLRVLLNRTQYSIRRFKSKSDFVQKPVPETGIQGIVRLLLEPEASEAFVFVIPYGGRMSEISDSATPFPHRAGNLYILASSVYWGDGEARDSERYISWSRRYYSYVAPYVSRSPRGAYLNYRDLDIGVNSVEGETSYGEASIWGRKYFKGNFDRLVRVKTKVDPENFFRNEQSIPPLYSKGD; translated from the exons atgaaaattaatttaatctcaactctctcattcttttttcttcttctcatcTCGTCGTACCCATCGGCAGAAGCTTCTGCCGATGGAGGCGACGATTTTCTCCGATGTCTCTCTCAACAATCCCATAATTACTCCTCCTTCACCAACGTCGTCTACACCACAAACACCACATCGTACACTTCCGTCCTTCAATCATCCATCAAGAATCTGAGATTCGCGTCAGACTCGACTCCCAAACCGCACGTGATCATAACTCCACGGCACGAATCCCAAATCCCGCCCGTCATAAACTGCGCCAAACATAATGATCTGGAAGTCAGAATCCGAAGCGGCGGCCACGACTACGAGGGACTGTCTTACGTCTCCCAAGTCCCGTTCGCGATCATCGATCTGATCAACCTCAGCGAAGTAACCGTCGACGCCGAGGCGAAAACCGCCTGGGTCGAATCCGGCGCCACCATCGGAACCCTGTACTATAGAATCGCGGAGAAGAGCCCCGTCCTCGGATTCCCGGCGGGCCTCTGCGCGACCGTCGGCGTCGGCGGCCAGTTCAGCGGCGGCGGCTACGGCATGATGGTCAGAAGATTCGGGCTGGCCGCGGACCACGTCATCGACGCAAGAATCATCGACGCGAACGGCAGAATCCTCGACAGAGAGTCAATGGGCGAGGATCTGTTCTGGGCCatcaggggcggcggcggcgccagCTTCGGCGTGATTCTCGCATGGAAGGTACGACTGGTCGATGTTCCAGAAAAAGTTACTGTATTCGCTGTGAACAGATATGGAGAGCAGAACAACACTCAGCTCTTCCAAAGCTGGCAA ACTGTGGCTCCTCTAATCGACCGAGACTTGGTGATCGGAATCAACTTATACAGAGCGAACACGACGATTCAAGGTACGTTCTTCGCCCTCTTCCTCGGCGGCGTCGACAGAT CTCCATTGATGCAAGAAAACTTCCCCGAGCTAGGGCTGGTAAGAGAAGACTGCTCCGAAGTTAGCTGGGTCGAATCCGCTCTTTTCTTCGCCCAGATCACCGGAGCGGAATCTCTCGATCAAGATCCGCTCCGAGTTCTGCTCAACAGAACTCAGTACAGTATCAGACGGTTCAAATCCAAATCAGACTTCGTGCAGAAACCCGTTCCTGAAACCGGGATCCAAGGCATTGTCAGATTATTACTCGAACCAGAAGCAAGCGAGGCTTTCGTCTTCGTGATCCCATACGGTGGAAGAATGTCTGAAATTTCTGACTCCGCCACGCCGTTCCCTCATAGGGCGGGCAACTTGTACATTCTTGCTAGCTCAGTGTATTGGGGCGACGGCGAGGCTCGGGACTCGGAGAGGTACATAAGTTGGAGCAGAAGGTACTACAGTTACGTGGCTCCTTATGTTTCGAGGTCTCCGAGAGGTGCGTACCTCAACTACAGAGATCTCGACATCGGAGTCAATAGCGTTGAAGGGGAGACGAGCTATGGAGAAGCCAGCATTTGGGGGAGAAAATATTTCAAGGGGAATTTCGATCGTCTTGTTCGAGTGAAAACCAAAGTTGATCCAGAAAATTTCTTCAGAAACGAACAGAGCATTCCACCATTGTATTCAAAAGGGGATTAA